The genomic stretch AGCACGATGCCGGGGACCACTTCCAGGCCCGTGTATCCACGCAGCACGTCCAGCGTCGGAACAAGCGCGAGGTCCGCGCCGCCACTGTCGAGCGCCGGGCGCGCCTCGTGCGGCTCGATCTCCACCACCTCGGTCACGAGGTCCGCCAGAGCGGACGCGAGGGCCCGGGCGGGCGGGACAGGCCAGATGGCGAGACGCATGGGGTGGGCAAGGGGCTGGGTGAAGGGGAACGGAGCGTGAGGCTCGGTGCCTCTCGCCCGGTGCCCCCTGCCGCGCGCCCTTTACTTGCGGCGACGCTCGGTGATGCGGGCCGCCTTGCCGCGGAGGCCGCGGAGGTAGTAGAGCTTCGCCCGGCGGACGCGGCCGTAGCGGACCACCTCCAACTTGGCGATGCGCGGGCTCGCGAACGGGAAGATGCGCTCCACGCCCACGTTGCCCGAAATCTTGCGGACCGTGAACGACTCGGCCACGCCGCCGTTCTGGATCGCGATCACGACGCCCTCGAAGAGCTGGATGCGCTCCTTGTCGCCCTCGATCACGCGCACGTGAACGCGGACGGTG from Rubrivirga sp. SAORIC476 encodes the following:
- the rplS gene encoding 50S ribosomal protein L19, translated to MATDLMGLVEATQLRDDIPTFAAGDTVRVHVRVIEGDKERIQLFEGVVIAIQNGGVAESFTVRKISGNVGVERIFPFASPRIAKLEVVRYGRVRRAKLYYLRGLRGKAARITERRRK